A stretch of Acropora palmata chromosome 9, jaAcrPala1.3, whole genome shotgun sequence DNA encodes these proteins:
- the LOC141892062 gene encoding uncharacterized protein LOC141892062, protein MTSWKTNCVILFVLAATLFALGEKVDKPNSCKKVLAQKASSLSVEQIGDVLSKARYEVCADEGKEVYHCPGGKICCTPGDPASKCCPADHPLCINPEYCCKQGYPKLCGPYCCKEDSFCCNKKTCCENEGACCGAQCCPADAPCCKEGKTPTCCDKDTMGCCAGGYGCVSPCPSQFDAIGCELSSLSLDDELLEAPYALPKYIYRILRPEENPDRIVAKDPRAQRTVLSHVNCGSRPKYTSQFISTSASLDVAKQYKKKGEDKGLTGLRICKFEVDKLPTTCQIVDLTTDANRDKYLGNAVCKNFAKASAEVLLQCAGPIPCTVIDPPPKSDSKTFVDTKHEL, encoded by the coding sequence ATGACTAGTTGGAAAACAAATTGCGTCATTCTGTTTGTCCTGGCAGCTACCTTGTTTGCTTTGGGCGAAAAAGTGGACAAGCCCAATAGCTGCAAGAAGGTCTTAGCGCAAAAAGCAAGTTCTCTCTCTGTTGAGCAAATAGGAGATGTGTTGTCGAAGGCACGTTATGAAGTCTGCGCCGACGAGGGCAAGGAAGTGTATCATTGTCCAGGGGGTAAAATATGTTGTACACCAGGGGATCCAGCAAGCAAATGTTGCCCCGCAGATCATCCACTTTGCATTAACCCAGAATATTGCTGCAAACAAGGATATCCAAAGCTATGTGGTCCATATTGTTGCAAGGAAGACAGCTTCTGCTGCAACAAGAAAACCTGCTGTGAAAATGAAGGCGCTTGTTGTGGAGCTCAGTGTTGCCCAGCTGACGCTCCTTGCTGCAAGGAAGGTAAAACTCCTACATGCTGCGACAAAGATACCATGGGCTGTTGCGCTGGCGGATACGGATGCGTTTCTCCGTGCCCATCCCAGTTTGACGCCATAGGATGCGAACTATCAAGCCTGTCTCTTGATGATGAACTTTTGGAGGCACCATACGCATTACCAAAATACATTTATCGAATACTGCGCCCTGAAGAGAATCCTGATAGAATTGTTGCTAAAGATCCAAGGGCCCAGAGAACAGTTCTGTCGCATGTTAACTGCGGAAGTCGACCGAAATACACTTCGCAGTTCATATCAACATCAGCATCCTTAGACGTGGCCAAgcagtacaaaaaaaaaggtgaggACAAAGGTTTGACTGGATTAAGAATTTGTAAGTTTGAAGTCGATAAGCTGCCCACAACGTGCCAGATCGTAGACCTTACAACCGATGCGAACCGAGACAAGTACCTGGGAAACGCAGTGTGCAAAAACTTTGCCAAAGCCTCGGCGGAGGTTCTTCTTCAATGCGCTGGGCCAATTCCATGTACGGTCATTGATCCCCCGCCCAAGAGTGACAGCAAGACGTTTGTGGATACAAAACACGAACTTTAG